AGATGTACAACAACGCTTTTCTTTAGATAAAATGATCAAGTCCCTCGAAAATTTATATGACAGCTAACAAACCGTATTTCACTGTTGTGATACCAACCTACAACCGGGCCCATTTAATTGGAATGACATTGAAATCTGTACTCACCCAAACATTCACTGATTTTGAAGTCATCGTAGTGGATGATGGTGGGAAGGATGATACTGAAGCTGTGGTGAAGGCGTTGGGGAGTAACAAAGTCCAATATTTTAGAAAGGAGAATGGAGAGAGGGGGGCGGCCCGAAATTATGGCTGGCAAATAGCTAATGGTGAGTATGTCACTTTCTTAGATTCAGATGACCTTTTTTACGCTGATCACTTACAACTTGCCTATGAGTTCATGACTCAACTCCAAGAAAAGCCAAAGTGTTTTGCGCAAGCATATGAGATCAAAGATGCTCATACAGATAAAGTCATCGTCAGTGCTTATCAAACTACACAGCCCACTATTAATAACGTTCTTGTTAAAGGAAACATATTAAGTTGCTTTGGTGTATTCTTAAAGACAGAATTATTTGAAGAAGTCAAGTTTGAAGAAGATAGGCACTTTGCAGGCTCAGAAGATTGGCTGTTATGGCTACAATTAGCAGCTCGCTATCCATTCTTTTACAATAATGCTGTTTCGGGTGCTTTGCTTGAACATGATGATCGCAGTGTGCTGTCCTTTAATGAGCAAAGTTTGCTATTTAGAACAGAACATTTAAAACAAAAATTGGGGCAGGATACCGCTTTTTTAAAAACCTTTGGCCCAAGACTTCTTAAAAAGATTCATGCTCATATGTTAACTTATAGTTCCTTACATCTAGCAATGAGTAGGGAGAAACGTAAAGCTATTTATTACCTACAACAGGCACTGAAAACGGATTACAAAGAAATTTTTAATAGAAGGTGTCTAGCAATTATTAAGCATATTTTGTTTTCATGAGGTCCGAGCTGATCAAGTTATTACAATAGTATACATGTTGTAATTTATTATTAAACAGTATCAAGCATATAGTGTGACCTCCTCATTTTAAGGAACATTATCCTTCTTCAAACTAAGGCTGTTTTATCTGTAAAACTAAACCTCGATTACAGCTTCAAAAACATTAGCCTATAATATTCTTATAACGAATAACTCAAAAGCATGCTGAGAAACAAACAGCTTATGCTGAAAATAAATAGGAACTTGCGTTAATGACTAACTAAATAAACGCTCAATTGATGTAGGGTTTCTATATTTGGTGACAACGAAAATATATGAAACACCTACTTTTTTTATTACTCCTTGTCCCCTTTTTTGGGTTTAGAACTGTTACGAATAATAAACCCACAGTAGATGAACTCCCCACTTCTTTTACCGAAAAAGCCAAATATTCTAATAAGCAGGTTACTTGGTATGAATATGCTTATTGGCTGGATGGTACCTTACTAAGTGATCCTAAAAACAAAGACAAGTTCAATGACATCCTGTTTAAAAAGGTAGGTAATAAAAATTACAAGGCTCAGCTACAGGGTGCCTATGATATTACAGACTGGGGGGTAAAACGAGACTACGAGAAAGGTAGTAGTCCTAAAGAAAACTCGGCACTAATACAGGCTATGTTTGACTATTTTCCTTTAGGCTATACAGCAGCAATTTATATTCCAACTGGAAACTTCTATTTCAGTGAAAGCTTGGTATTAGATGCTAAACCGTTTCATGTATTCGGTGATAATGGCAGTATTTTCTCTCCCTACTCGTCTAAGTTGCATTTCCCAGACGGGAAAACAGGGTTATACATTAAAAGAAGTGCAAGTAATTACCAGGAAGCCATTGTGGAGAATATATGTTTAATTGCCCTAGGGAACAAAATTGAATGGGCCAGCGGAATCAATGCAAATGGGCGTGTGACCATACGTGGGTGCTATGTAAAGGGGTTTTCGCATAATGGGTTTGATATCTGGGCCAATATGGAAGGCACAAAAACAGACGCCTCAGGTAGCTATATTGAAAAATGCTTTGCCGTAGAAAATTTACATGATGGTTTTTTTGCAGGGCGCGCCGATGCTAATGCCATAACTTTTATAGGTTGTGACGCCAGAGATAATGGACGGTATGGATTTAATGATGATAGTTTTTTAGGCAACAACTTTATTTCCTGTATGGCACATTACAATAAAAAGGGAGATTACTTTGTTAGGGATTGGGGAAACGCCCGCTCTTTATTCATGGGCTGTTATTCCGAGGGCGGAAATGCAATTTCACAACTAGGGCCTAAGTCTGTAGTTACCGGAGGTATTTGGGGTACGGCTTATAGATTAGGAGACGGGAAACAACCCAAGTAGATGTGTGTCTACAAATTTAAGTTTTTGAAAGGTACTTTTAGTTCAAACAATGTTTCAGCTAATAGTAATCTAAGCAAAAGTTGGTGCAGGCTTTTGTTTAATTTCTTCCTGGTTAATCTTAGTCTTCGGAGCTCTTAATCTGCCTTGCCTGTATTTTTCAAATGGTTGTAAAAAGTATTTGTTCACTGCAATAGAAAATAAGATTGTCAATAAGACCAGCGGTAGCCCAGTTCCAAAAGGCTTTGGAAAGCTATTTACATTAACAATAATTGATAAAAGAGCATGCCCTAAATACATGGGGTAACATAGGTCTCCTAAGAACTTGTCAACTTTATTCTTTGAAAACCTGTAGAAAATAGCAGGTGAGAATGCAAAAATAGAACTAAAAACAAGTATATCATTGATTCCAGAGGGAAGGTATCTATAAGAAAATAGGAGGGAAATAACAAACAAAAGCAAGATAGCTCCATTGGAAGCACCAGGCAGTCTATTTTGTTTTACCAACTTATAAGACAACACTCCTAACAAAAACCAAAAAAATTCGGTTGGCGCAAAGCGGTAAATTGTAAACCCCTTATTCGCACCTGCAAACTCAAACAAAAGGAGTCTTATTCCTAATATCAAAATTATGGAAGCGACTACTGTTTTTATTCTTTTTGCTAACACTAAAGGAGATAAAAAGTAGAAGATCAATTCAACGGCAACTGTCCAGGCAATAGGTATAAATAATAGTTCTTGTAGTTGAATATTTTCTTGTAAGCCTAAAAAATGAAAGTTGCCGTCACTTTTATTTATGCTAAAAAATGTAACAATATCTTGACCTATCAGTGTAAGGTTAGAGAGAAATACTGTAACAAGCGCTACTATGCTTTGCGGTGATTGGGTATATAATTCATAGTAAAAACGAAACTTGCCCCAATCTCCTAATGTCAACCCAAAAGTAATACTAAGTAGCGCTACCAATAGCACCACTAAAAAGTAAAGAGGATATAATTTTAAAAATCGGTTAGAAAGAAACAAATAGTTTGGCCTTGTTGAATAGATATATTTCTCATTGTAAACAAAGGCCATTAAGAATCCAGATATTATATAAAATGACTGAACAGCTAAGTAACCTGGTACTAATTCTATCCCAAAGAGTGGGCTAGAATGGACAATAACAACAGCTAGTGCTAATAAAAAACGAATTGTTCCCATAAGGGATATCTAATTTAGGCACAAATATATTCCAACCATAAGCATATATCCTATTCCCATTTATGATAATATTTTATCAAGAAACACATAAATGCATATAGCTTCAATGTGAGTCGTTACAATCAAATTCGGATATTTTACCGCTAGTAAAAAAAGCCGAATTTGAGTAATAGCGACATTCGCATTTCATAATAAAAGTACAGCCTAACTCAGTAACTTTAATTATGGCAGTAAGTTATACAGCCTGTGTTTGTTCCCGTATCTCAATCAGATGTAGTTTACTACTTGTAATTTCCCTATATTTTTTGTTGCGGATGTTTTGATAACAGAATGCTTGTGTTTTAATTGCAAAAACCATTTTTCTAAGCACTCATATGGCAATTAAGAAAGTAAAGTTGTAGTATGATTTAGTCTTATTGATTAAAATAGTAGACAATTAAATAAATTAAGGTGGAAAGGTAAAATTATAAGTACATGTTTACTATTAATAAAAAAAACTTCCAATTGTCCTGCTTAAAATCTTCAATTATTCGCAAAACTGAGAATTGGAACTATTTAATTACTTCTACAAATAGCACGATAGCCTTTTGCAAGCTCAAAATGGCAGTTAATAATTACTAGGAGCGGTAAAGTGCTTATAATTATTGATTTAAAGAGGAATAGCTTTTTTTACGGTCGGGTATAAATTGACTCATTTCAGCTTTCTTTGTGTCTTGTCCCTTGCTTTTTTTTAAAAGAGCTTTTCCAAGATCAATCACAACAAAAATTAATAAGGCAATTGCAATCAAGATAGAAAGTGGAAATGTTGTCTTGTGAAATAAAGTGGCATTTGGTGCTAAAGCCACATTAGGTTTACTATATTGAATTTCTGAAAATACATCTCTGAATTTTTCCTTAGTTATATGGCCTTCGTAACCTGTATATAGCTCATTATTTTTAATTAGCTCCTCCAACGACTTCCTGCCTTTGGGAAAATGCGGCTCTAAGTTCGGATCAAAGTAATACCACTTCCCATTTAGATTTGCTTCCAAAGCAAAATGTCCCTTTAAACCTACTTTACGATAAGGTACGCCAATTTTTTTTAAAGCGTCAGCTAACACAATCGATACCTGGGAGCAGGCAGCGTTCGGGAATTTTAAAATGTCATTGGGTATGACAACTGCGTCTAAATCGTCCCAAACAAGATTCCCCGCTAAGTAGCTTATCCAATTGTGCCGAAACGAATATGAACTGTAACCATGAAAAAAGCGATAAGAAACAGTCCTGCTTAAAAGGCGTACATAATCCAGTGTATGACGGTTCTCTTTACCTAATGAGTCATCTGCATAGGCAACAAAGTCGCCAATGCTTTGCAGTTTATAGAAAAGTGAAGGGTCATAATTTTCCCATTCATGCCCAAATTTTATATTGATGTTCTGGTTGGGGGGAGGAAATAGCCAATATCCTGCCACCAGGAAGATAAAAAGAGTATAAGCAATAAGCCTAAAGATTTTTTTCATAAGTACTGGCAGCATAAAGCAGTAAATACAGTTTTTATTCTTAGTTATTGGTGTTAGGATTTTCTAACGTAAAAAATCAACTACAAATTTAAGTATATATATATACTTCAACGTTAAAAAATCAGCGCATAGGCGCTTGCTTATTGAATATGTCAAGATTCAGTTTAAAAAAGTTATGGCGTAAGATAATTTTAATCTCAACCCCGTTTATTGGCTAAAATAGGCACAATACAGCTGTTAAAGTGGAAGGTTGGAAAAATACAAATAAGTAGAGATCAACAGAAACGTCAAGGCCGCACTCGGATAATCATGGCTAAACGTAAAAATACAGCCTTCGGCAGTCATCAACTTACAAACAACTTTTATTTTCAAATATTTAATCTGATTGATTTACCTTTTTTAACTGTTGTTAAGGTATTTCTTTTATGGAAAATAAATTGAGACAGATCTACAAGAATATAAATGACTAAAGCAAAAGGTAACAATATAGAAGCAAGGAAAGTTACTCTATGAAATATGGTGGCATTCGGAGCTAAGGCCTCATTGGGTTTTCCATAGTCAATTGTCGAAAATACATTATTGTATAGCTGCAGAGAAATGTGGCCTTCATATCCCAGGTACAATTCCTTATTTCTAATTAACTCATCCAATGACTTAATACCTTTGGGAAAATGAGGCTCCAGGTTCGCATCAAAAAAATACCACTTCCCATCCACGTTGGCCTCTAAAGCAAAATGCCCCTTTAAACCAACTTTCCGGTAAGGAACGCCAATCTTTTTCAAGGCAGCGGCTAATACAATCGATACCTGGGAGCAGGCAGCGTACGGGTACTTCATAATATCATCCGGTATTACTACGGCATTCAAATTAGACCAAATAAATTGGCCGGATAAGTAAGAAATCCAGTTCTGTTGAAAAGTGTACGTGCTGTAACTATGATAGAACCGAAAGGAGATGGTTTTGCTTAAAAATTGCACATAATCCAGTGTCTGTCGGTTATCCTTTCCCAAGGAAGCGTCAGCATAATTGATTAGGTCATTTACACTACGCAGTTGGTAAAGAAGTGTGGAGTCGTAGTTCTCCCATGCATGTCCTTGGCTTCTATCAATCGTTTCATTTTTAAGTCCATACTTAAAATAACTTAGTATTAGACATAGGAGAGCTATGTAAACAATCAATCGAAGCACTTTCTTCATACAGACTGGTGTTAATAGGTTGATACATGTTAAATCAAAAGGGGTAGGGGCTGCAGTATTGATAAGGCCAGAAAGCTTACAGGCTTAAGGAGGGATTATTGTCGGTAAGATGATGTGATCGTTTTTCCTTACTTGATCCAAAACATTTTTCACAGAGGTAGTTCGCAGCTTTGGCTTAGCTGCTGGTAAAGTGAATTCACAAGGCGAGGTCTAAATAAAAGGTTGGCGCTATAGCCCTATTAATTTTTAAATTTAAAATTAATATATTTAATTACCTCTGGTAAGCGATAGGACAATTAAAATGAGAATAGTATAGAAGTAAAGGTAGAAAAGATCTAAGGAATGGTGTTAGCGTATGATCTCTTGACAGAATAAGGTAATTCCGATCTCTATGTAGGCCGTAAGTACTACATCATGAGCGATACAGTTATCAAGGTAGAAGAAGTGGGCAAGCTCTACAAGCTGGGCGAGATTGGCACCGGCACACTGAGCCATGATTTGAACCGTTGGTTTGCCAGGATAAGAGGCAAAGATGACCCCTTTGCCAAAGTAGGCGAGACCAATGACCGCACCTCAAAAGGCTCCAGCGACTATGTGTGGGCGCTCAAAGATGTGAGCTTTGAAGTCAAACAAGGAGAGGTAATGGGCATTATTGGTCGCAACGGGGCGGGTAAATCCACCCTCTTAAAAATCCTTTCTAAAGTTACTACCCCTTCACTTGGTAGAGTCAAAATCAAAGGCCGCATAGCCTCACTGCTGGAGGTTGGCACCGGTTTTCACCCTGAACTTACGGGGCGGGAAAACATCTTTCTTAATGGCGCCATCCTGGGGATGACCAAAGCGGAAATCAAAAAGAAGTTTGATGCCATCGTGGATTTTGCCGGTGTGGAGCGCTACATCGATACTCCAGTAAAACGCTATTCTTCGGGGATGTATGTGCGCCTGGCCTTTGCCGTAGCTGCCTTCCTGGAGCCCGAGATCCTCATTGTAGATGAGGTGCTGGCTGTGGGTGATTATGAATTTCAAAAGAAGTGCATCGGCCGAATGAAAGAAGTCAGTACGAATGACGGCCGCACTGTACTCTTCGTCAGCCATGATATGCAGGCTGTTTCTACTTTAACGGCTAACTCTATTTACCTGAAAAACGGTACTATATCTTCAATCGGCCCCACAATGAAGGTCATCAATGAATATATTGAGGCTACCAAGGCTAGGGATAACATTTATCTTTCAACCAAACCGGCTTCAGTTCCCCATATTAAAAGGGTCGAAATAAAAACCTCGCTTCCCAATAACGTGCATGAATGTACCGCACCATTAGCATTGGAATTCATCGTAAATACTCCTTCTCCTATAAAAGATGCCTGTTTTTCATTTCAGATTATCGATTCCAAAGGAAGAAATTATGTCCATCAATGGATTTTTGATTGCGATATGCCCTATGGCAGAGAAAGCGGCCAATACAAGCTGATCTGTGCCATACCAGCTATCAAGCTTTACATGGGTAAGTACTATTTACGATGCTACTTTTCGGAACCACCAGGGGGTGCCATGTTTGAAGTGCTGGAAGATATATGCCCTTTTGAAATGGTGATGTATAAGGTAATACGTAATAAGTTTCAATGGTATCCTGATGCTTGTGCCTATCTGGAAGAGGCAAATTGGAGTATTAAAAAACTACTGTAACATATGATATTTAAAAAGCTTTTTGGCGTTGCTACAAAATCCAGAGATCAGTCGAGGGCTCAAGAGGTGATCAATGAAGTCTATCAAGGAAGAGGCAATATGGATAAACGGTACCCGTCTGATTTCAGTGTTGATGAAATAGCACAAATAGAAAAAGTAAGACTATATACCATGACAAGTAGCGAAAGATTGGTAAGCCTTTCGCGGGCTATTGAGTATATCCATTATAATAACATTGAGGGCGATATGGTGGAGTGTGGAGTTTGGAAAGGGGGCAGTATGATGTTAGCAGCCAATAAATTGAAATCTTTAAATAACACAAGCAAGAGCTTGTTTCTGTTTGATACATTCGAAGGAATGTCCCATCCGACAGACGTAGATGTAACCTACGAGCATAATTCTGCAAAAGAATTGTTGGAAAACCAGGAGCGCAATCCGGAAGTAGCAAATATATGGTGCTATTCTACACTGGAAGAAGTAAGGGCCAACTTACATTCAACGGGTTATCCATCAGAGAAGATTCATTTTATAAAAGGGAAAGTAGAGCAAACGTTACCTTATGGCAAAATCAATACGATCTCATTATTAAGGCTGGATACAGATTGGTATGAGTCTACCAAACATGAACTGGAAATCTTGTATGATAGGTTAGTGTCAGGCGGTGTATTGATCATCGATGATTATGGACACTGGAGCGGTGCCAGAAAAGCAGTAGATGAGTTTATAGCGAACAGGAAACTAAAATTATTTTTAAATAGGGTAGACTACACCTGCAGGCTAGCCATTAAAATGTAACAGCAATATGAAACGCATAATCTAATCTCTTCTGATTTATGGAAGACACAGTTATAGATCAATCAATACTTCACCAATATATCTATTTGCAAAACTGAGGATTTCTTCTGTATTAGTATGACGGATTGATTGAATGGATTAGGAGGAGATAGTTATTTGATAACGTTGAGCTTACATTTTCTATAGAAAGTACTAACGTTTTAATTATAGGAACTAGGCTTGATTTATAAATATCTCTAACTAAATGGACAATAAATTAAGAATAAAATGTTTTTAAAAAGAATATTTCAACAAACGCTAAATGTCCAGGAACGCATAGCTCTACCCAAAGCAGAACTAGTAGCTTCAATTGAAAAGAATCGAAGGTCCTTGGAGCTAATAGATAATTGGATAGATGATGTTGCATTTCTGCAATCGGTTTTTAATTATGGAGTTCCAGATTTTATAAAATCGGAGTTAAATAAACCAATTGATAATCAGCCAACCTATAGTGATTATATAGTTGCAATTGCCAATAAACATTTTGATTCTGTCAGTTACTTTGAAATTGGTGTTTCAGTTGGAAAGAACTTCTTTCAAATGATAAATGGTATTAATAATGCAAGCTTTACGGGATTAGATATTGAAGAGATTAACCCTATAATAGAAAAAAAGCTGCAGTTAAAAGATATTGTTGAATGGGATAGAATGGAAGGCTCTATTAAAAAAAATAAATCTTCCCTTCGAAAATATGTATCTAACGGTAAAGAAGTTAAATACCTATCAGCAGATGTTTGGGACCAAAATAGTTGGTCTAAACTAAGTGGCAATAAATTCAATATTATTTTTTCGGATGCTCTTCATACTCCCGAAGCAATTTTATTTGAATTTGAAATGCTAGTAAAGTTCAACCTGTTATCAGAAAAATTTATAATAATCTGGGATGATTTAGTAGGAAGTATGAAAGATTCTTTTTACAAAATCATAAAAAGATATGATAAGGCCTTTAAGGTAAAGGACGTTTATTTATTAAATGTGAATGGTTGGGTTGGGCAACATGAACAAGCTCATACAATAGGAATTCTATCAAACTTTGAAGTTTAATGAGAGTTGTACTTACAAACTTATCAAATGAACTTTATGAGCAAAGTCGCTTTGTTTTGAACAATTCTGCAAAGAAGTTTGGAGTACAAGAAGTATATTCTTATGACTTTGATGAGATAAAATATACCGCTTTCTTTTCAGCGAATAGAGAGATATTAGAGCAGCCAACGGGTTTAGGTTACTGGCTTTGGAAACCTTATATAATTCTAGAGGCTATGAAAAGACTGTCAGAGGGAGATATAGTTATTTACTCGGATTGTGGAATTGAAATCATTAACGATTTAGAACCATTACTAGAAATATGTAGAGCAAGAGAACCGATTTTGCTTTTTGGTAATGCTAATGATAGTAATTCTGCATGGACAAAAAGAGATTGTTTTGTGCTGATGGATTGTGATAATGAGTCCTATTGGAATAGTCCACATTGTGATGCAGCTTTTTCTCTGTTTCGAAAAAGCGAATACAGTATCAGGTTTTTAAATGATTGGCTACGATTTGGTAGTAATAAATATATTATTTCAGATTTAGAGAATGAATGTGGCTTGCCTAACCTACCCAATTATATAGCTCATAGGTGGGATCAATCTATCTTATCCTTATTGGCGCAGAAATATAAACTTTCTTTATACAGAATGCCAACGCAATTTGGTAATCATTATAAAATACATAGCGCTCGTGTACAAGGTGAATTTAACTGTGTAAATCAAAGCGACTATAGCCAGGTAAATTATTATTTTATTATTCCTTATTATAATTCACATTATGGCCAGCTACTTGACCATCATCGTAAAAAGAATAATAGTAATAGTGATCATAATACTCACCAGCAATCACAATATCCTAACAAAGGCATTCGTCAATATTTGAAAAGAGGTATAAAAAGACTAATAAAGGGAATGGGAATAAATGGTAAATTCTTTTCAAAAGAAACTGAAAGCTATAGTAGATTTCTCTTTTAATTTTAGTTAATTATAGTAGGTGATTATTTATGTCTTCCGTTTGAATAATTGCAAATCTGATCAATGCTTCATCCAAAAATTAGTATAATACTTCCAACATTCAACTCAGAAAAGTTTATATGCTCATGCCTTTCCAGCTTAGTTACCCAATCGTTTGAAAAAATTGAAATAATCATTCAGGATGGAATGTCTACGGATAATACGGTAAAGATCATTCAAGAGTTTTTAAATAAGCAGAACCAAGTTAATATAAGAATTGTTTCTGAAAAAGATAATGGTATTTATGATGCAATGAATAAGGCCATAAAAATGGCAAAGGGAGACTATATATACTTTCTAGGAAGTGATGATATTTTAATTGAAAGCAATTCTTTGCAAACTGTTTATGAGGCTATTGAAAAAAACAACTTCCCGGACTTTGTATATGGTAATGTACTCTTCGGTGAAACTAACTATCTATATAATGGGGAATTTGATATTTGTAAGCTGTATGATATTAATATCTGCCATCAAGCCATTTTTTATAAACGAACGGTCTTTAACACTATAGGTTTTTTTGATCTATCATTTCCAGCCTTGGCTGATTGGCACTTTAATATCAAATGCTTTCTTAACAGTCATCTTATAAAAAAGTATATCCCTGTATTGATCGCAAGATATGCAGCAAAGGGGTTTAGTTCTCAATTCAAGGATCCTTTCCTAGGCCAGAAGGAGTCTATAGTTAGGTTATTGGCAGTAAATGCTGAAAAAAATCAGTATCATCTGTTAATGCGTTACTTGTGTAATACCCAAAAACTAGCTGGTAGGCTTAAATCCTTTTATCATCAAGGCATGTATCATTTACTGCAAATCAAGAAAAAGATTTTCAGCCATACACCCAATAGAAAAATAGTTTAAAAGAATATTTATCACGTATAAATTTAAAACAATTAAGAGACGCTTGTTGCTCAATAGTTGAGCAATACTTTGTTGAAAATAATTTTGATCAAAAGTTACAATTGCCGGATTTGTAGAATCTGTCGATAGTTTCTATCTTAATGTTTATTGCCCTTTGTATGTTTCAATAATCGAAACAATTGGAAAAGTAAGAGTAGAGGCAATGTCATATTGAACTCCTGTAATTACATTAACCCAGGCAGGAAGGATAGAGGTTGTTAAACACATGGAGACTTTATTACTGCTTAATGAAAGTAATAATGATTTAGATTAAAAGACTCTACAATTTTAAAAGACAACTGGTGGTATCAGAAACTTGCAATGAATAGACAAAAAGCAACTACTCTATAGAAGTGCTGACTCAAAACTTTTATGACAAATGGATTCTGTCAATAATGGAAAAATAAGAGCTATTGCCATGTATCTCCCCCAATTTCATCCCATACCGGAAAATGATGAATGGTGGGGCAAAGGTTTTACGGAATGGACAAATGTAACAAAAGCAAAGCCCCTGTTTAAAGGCCATTACCAACCACATTTACCTGCAGACCTTGGGTTTTATGATTTGCGGTTACCCGAAATCAGGGAGCAACAGGCGCAGTTGGCAAAAGCGTATGGCATTTATGGGTTTTGCTACTACCACTATTGGTTCAACGGTCGCCGGCTTTTGGAACGACCTTTTGAGGAAGTGTTTAAAACCGGCAAGCCTGATTTTCCATTCATGTTGTGTTGGGCAAATGAAAACTGGACACGGGTTTGGGATGGAATGAATAATGAGGTCTTACTGGCACAAAACTATTCTGAAGAAGATGACCGGGCTCACATTAAAACCCTGATTCCTTATTTGAAGGACAGTAGGTATATAAAGGTGAACGGAAAACCTGTCATAGCCATTTATCGGTCCACCTCATTACCTTATCCAAAACGGACTACAGATGTATGGAGAGAAGAAGCCCGAAGGCAAGGGGTTGAATTATACATTTGTCGCTTTGATAATTCTTCTAGCATTGGCGAGTGCTACATTAAAGATGGAGGCTTTGATGCAGCAGTGAACTTCGAGCCATTTGGTTATCACTTCAATGAGTTCAAGGTGGAAATGGATCGGGTTAACCGCAAGCAGATCGGAAAAAGAATAATAGAAAAACTGCACCGCACACTATTGAAAAACTTTGATAAAGAAGCGTATAGAGAGGCATTGCAAAAGAAATGGCACATACTGGATTATAACAGCTACTCAGCATTTGTTTGCAATAAGGGCCTTCCTTCTTATAAATGCTTTCCAGGCATTACGCCTATGTGGGA
This genomic interval from Flavisolibacter tropicus contains the following:
- a CDS encoding glycosyltransferase family 2 protein produces the protein MTANKPYFTVVIPTYNRAHLIGMTLKSVLTQTFTDFEVIVVDDGGKDDTEAVVKALGSNKVQYFRKENGERGAARNYGWQIANGEYVTFLDSDDLFYADHLQLAYEFMTQLQEKPKCFAQAYEIKDAHTDKVIVSAYQTTQPTINNVLVKGNILSCFGVFLKTELFEEVKFEEDRHFAGSEDWLLWLQLAARYPFFYNNAVSGALLEHDDRSVLSFNEQSLLFRTEHLKQKLGQDTAFLKTFGPRLLKKIHAHMLTYSSLHLAMSREKRKAIYYLQQALKTDYKEIFNRRCLAIIKHILFS
- a CDS encoding right-handed parallel beta-helix repeat-containing protein, translating into MKHLLFLLLLVPFFGFRTVTNNKPTVDELPTSFTEKAKYSNKQVTWYEYAYWLDGTLLSDPKNKDKFNDILFKKVGNKNYKAQLQGAYDITDWGVKRDYEKGSSPKENSALIQAMFDYFPLGYTAAIYIPTGNFYFSESLVLDAKPFHVFGDNGSIFSPYSSKLHFPDGKTGLYIKRSASNYQEAIVENICLIALGNKIEWASGINANGRVTIRGCYVKGFSHNGFDIWANMEGTKTDASGSYIEKCFAVENLHDGFFAGRADANAITFIGCDARDNGRYGFNDDSFLGNNFISCMAHYNKKGDYFVRDWGNARSLFMGCYSEGGNAISQLGPKSVVTGGIWGTAYRLGDGKQPK
- a CDS encoding acyltransferase family protein, translated to MGTIRFLLALAVVIVHSSPLFGIELVPGYLAVQSFYIISGFLMAFVYNEKYIYSTRPNYLFLSNRFLKLYPLYFLVVLLVALLSITFGLTLGDWGKFRFYYELYTQSPQSIVALVTVFLSNLTLIGQDIVTFFSINKSDGNFHFLGLQENIQLQELLFIPIAWTVAVELIFYFLSPLVLAKRIKTVVASIILILGIRLLLFEFAGANKGFTIYRFAPTEFFWFLLGVLSYKLVKQNRLPGASNGAILLLFVISLLFSYRYLPSGINDILVFSSIFAFSPAIFYRFSKNKVDKFLGDLCYPMYLGHALLSIIVNVNSFPKPFGTGLPLVLLTILFSIAVNKYFLQPFEKYRQGRLRAPKTKINQEEIKQKPAPTFA
- a CDS encoding polysaccharide ABC transporter ATP-binding protein; this translates as MSDTVIKVEEVGKLYKLGEIGTGTLSHDLNRWFARIRGKDDPFAKVGETNDRTSKGSSDYVWALKDVSFEVKQGEVMGIIGRNGAGKSTLLKILSKVTTPSLGRVKIKGRIASLLEVGTGFHPELTGRENIFLNGAILGMTKAEIKKKFDAIVDFAGVERYIDTPVKRYSSGMYVRLAFAVAAFLEPEILIVDEVLAVGDYEFQKKCIGRMKEVSTNDGRTVLFVSHDMQAVSTLTANSIYLKNGTISSIGPTMKVINEYIEATKARDNIYLSTKPASVPHIKRVEIKTSLPNNVHECTAPLALEFIVNTPSPIKDACFSFQIIDSKGRNYVHQWIFDCDMPYGRESGQYKLICAIPAIKLYMGKYYLRCYFSEPPGGAMFEVLEDICPFEMVMYKVIRNKFQWYPDACAYLEEANWSIKKLL
- a CDS encoding TylF/MycF/NovP-related O-methyltransferase, coding for MIFKKLFGVATKSRDQSRAQEVINEVYQGRGNMDKRYPSDFSVDEIAQIEKVRLYTMTSSERLVSLSRAIEYIHYNNIEGDMVECGVWKGGSMMLAANKLKSLNNTSKSLFLFDTFEGMSHPTDVDVTYEHNSAKELLENQERNPEVANIWCYSTLEEVRANLHSTGYPSEKIHFIKGKVEQTLPYGKINTISLLRLDTDWYESTKHELEILYDRLVSGGVLIIDDYGHWSGARKAVDEFIANRKLKLFLNRVDYTCRLAIKM
- a CDS encoding glycosyltransferase family 2 protein, coding for MLHPKISIILPTFNSEKFICSCLSSLVTQSFEKIEIIIQDGMSTDNTVKIIQEFLNKQNQVNIRIVSEKDNGIYDAMNKAIKMAKGDYIYFLGSDDILIESNSLQTVYEAIEKNNFPDFVYGNVLFGETNYLYNGEFDICKLYDINICHQAIFYKRTVFNTIGFFDLSFPALADWHFNIKCFLNSHLIKKYIPVLIARYAAKGFSSQFKDPFLGQKESIVRLLAVNAEKNQYHLLMRYLCNTQKLAGRLKSFYHQGMYHLLQIKKKIFSHTPNRKIV
- a CDS encoding glycoside hydrolase family 99-like domain-containing protein → MDSVNNGKIRAIAMYLPQFHPIPENDEWWGKGFTEWTNVTKAKPLFKGHYQPHLPADLGFYDLRLPEIREQQAQLAKAYGIYGFCYYHYWFNGRRLLERPFEEVFKTGKPDFPFMLCWANENWTRVWDGMNNEVLLAQNYSEEDDRAHIKTLIPYLKDSRYIKVNGKPVIAIYRSTSLPYPKRTTDVWREEARRQGVELYICRFDNSSSIGECYIKDGGFDAAVNFEPFGYHFNEFKVEMDRVNRKQIGKRIIEKLHRTLLKNFDKEAYREALQKKWHILDYNSYSAFVCNKGLPSYKCFPGITPMWDNYARKQKNYLIFKNASPESYGHWLRFIVQNFKPYSPDENFIFINAWNEWAEGNHLEPCQKWGRRYLEVTKEVLNGKQ